Proteins from one Coffea arabica cultivar ET-39 chromosome 8c, Coffea Arabica ET-39 HiFi, whole genome shotgun sequence genomic window:
- the LOC113705547 gene encoding cytochrome c oxidase subunit 6b-3-like, translating into MSTDAVIDPHDKMRSRDVNKVARGEQDSRPPNDHPIVSKAPPPTSTDPKPKKAGERDDVEDLGAAPADDAPRFTNQLRNCCIRYYEFYRCIMENEEDTSKCDKFSEYYRALCPYEWVEKWDVERELGIFPQPI; encoded by the exons ATGTCGACTGATGCAGTTATAGACCCTCACGATAAGATGAGGTCTAGGGATGTTAACAAAGTTGCCAGAGGTGAACAAGACTCGAGGCCTCCTAATGATCACCCTATTGTCTCCAAGGCACCCCCTCCAACTTCTACTGATCCTAAGCCCAAAAAG GCAGGGGAGAGGGACGATGTTGAAGACTTAGGGGCTGCACCTGCTGATGATGCTCCTCGCTTCACTAACCAGTTGAGAAACTGTTGCATACGTTACTATGAATTTTACAG GTGTATCATGGAGAACGAGGAAGATACATCCAAATGTGACAAGTTTTCAGAGTATTATCGAGCACTATGCCCATATGAATGG GTTGAGAAGTGGGATGTTGAGAGAGAGCTTGgaatttttcctcagccaatttAG
- the LOC113706567 gene encoding putative invertase inhibitor yields the protein MRHFYFLSIAIFMLLSSLAPTTNSYFMMQQQGDMINSTCQQCADVSTVFDYDLCVTSLQAVPISHHVNLPGLAIVAMELDLANATSTVRTIERLIASKKFDPFVVDCLRDCLERYANAVSKVVLAIGAFLSDHYGAANMFLSAVVEESMSCEAEFRQKKGEPTPLVKENYYMFELSIIGLCIINLVTMDPSLSF from the coding sequence atgaggcatttctattttctctcCATCGCAATTTTCATGCTTCTATCCTCTCTGGCTCCAACAACAAACAGTTACTTCATGATGCAACAGCAAGGGGATATGATAAACTCAACCTGCCAACAATGTGCTGATGTATCCACCGTATTCGACTACGACCTTTGTGTAACTTCTCTTCAAGCAGTTCCTATAAGCCATCATGTAAATCTTCCTGGGCTGGCAATTGTTGCCATGGAGCTGGATCTGGCAAATGCTACCAGCACGGTGAGAACCATAGAGAGGTTGATTGCTAGCAAGAAATTCGATCCATTTGTTGTTGATTGTCTGAGGGATTGCTTGGAACGTTATGCAAATGCGGTCTCCAAGGTGGTACTGGCAATTGGTGCTTTTCTGTCAGACCATTATGGTGCTGCTAATATGTTCTTGAGTGCAGTTGTGGAAGAATCAATGTCTTGTGAAGCAGAGTTCAGACAGAAGAAGGGAGAGCCGACTCCATTAGTGAAGGAAAATTATTACATGTTTGAATTAAGTATTATAGGTCTATGCATTATTAATCTAGTGACTATGGATCCTTCTCTGTCCTTCTGA
- the LOC113705423 gene encoding probable purine permease 11, translating to MENTTQEMELQIRVENKELNSQSRMPSTATTQQRLPPYKDYMWWFRVSLYIVSLLAGQSAATLLGRLYYDKGGNSKWMATFVQSAGFPVLLPILLYVQLSKSSTNNSPPKHPSISTFLLLFLFFGLLLAGDNLMYSYGLLYLPVSTYSLICATQLAFNALFSFVLNSQKFTAYIFNSLVLLTVSASLLAVHPDSDSTTKISKGKYIIGFLCTVGASATYSLFLSLLELTFKKVIKRETFDAVLLMQIYPSFVATCACVVGLFASGEWKTLPSEMKEYEKGRVSYVMTLFWTAVSWQISSVGLLGLISEVSSLFSNVISTISLPAIPILAVIFFHDKMDGVKVISLILAIWGFLSYVYQHYLDDVTAKSRTSMSNEDASGSFLGTS from the exons ATGGAGAATACTACTCAAGAAATGGAACTGCAAATTAGAG TGGAAAACAAGGAATTGAACTCGCAGTCACGGATGCCCTCAACAGCCACCACTCAACAGCGGCTTCCTCCATACAAAGACTATATGTGGTGGTTTCGAGTATCCCTCTACATTGTTTCTCTTCTTGCTGGTCAATCCGCTGCTACTCTTCTGGGAAGGCTATACTATGATAAAGGTGGGAACAGCAAATGGATGGCAACATTTGTTCAATCAGCAGGCTTTCCTGTCTTGCTTCCCATCTTACTGTACGTCCAGCTATCTAAATCCTCTACAAACAATTCTCCTCCAAAACATCCATCTATCTCCACCTTTTTGttgctttttctcttctttggcctACTTTTAGCCGGTGACAATCTAATGTACTCATACGGCCTCTTATACCTCCCTGTCTCCACGTATTCTCTCATATGTGCTACTCAATTAGCCTTCAATGCACTCTTTTCGTTCGTGCTGAATTCCCAAAAATTCACCGCATATATCTTCAATTCCCTAGTCCTGCTTACTGTCTCAGCCTCACTTCTTGCAGTCCATCCAGACTCCGACTCCACgacaaaaatttccaaagggaAGTACATCATTGGATTTCTGTGCACAGTTGGTGCATCAGCTACGTACTCGCTATTCCTCTCCCTCCTTGAATTAACTTTCAAGAAGGTAATCAAGAGAGAAACCTTTGATGCTGTTTTGCTGATGCAAATATATCCATCATTTGTTGCAACTTGTGCTTGTGTGGTGGGACTTTTTGCTAGTGGTGAGTGGAAAACATTGCCATCAGAAATGAAAGAGTATGAAAAGGGCAGGGTGTCCTATGTCATGACCTTGTTTTGGACTGCCGTCTCATGGCAGATTTCATCTGTTGGTTTGTTGGGGTTGATTTCTGAGGTGTCCTCCCTGTTTTCAAATGTCATTAGTACCATTTCCCTGCCCGCTATTCCAATTCTTGCTGTGATTTTCTTCCATGACAAAATGGATGGGGTGAAAGTAATATCTTTGATCCTTGCAATATGGGGCTTCCTTTCCTATGTCTATCAGCATTATCTCGATGATGTGACTGCTAAATCAAGAACATCCATGTCAAATGAAGATGCTTCTGGTTCTTTCCTAGGGACTTCTTGA
- the LOC113707056 gene encoding F-box/kelch-repeat protein At3g06240-like isoform X1, with amino-acid sequence MINQLPEGVLSEILVRLPVKSLLQFSCVCKKWCALIKSPYFVDMHLNHAKDYNDHRVVLIKRFIKDGKKTILSFHSHHSGGEEDETLRVVAPNLELPWWDRYWIGLIGACNGIVCISDFYDIYLCNPARHELLKLPVRPFVYPDGCSKGSVFTTNGLAFGFDPSSGDYKVLRIISFSAGSFCLPSVTAEIYNLSTNSWRNLDADLPKIEHPHPCFPALIHGSYHWCAASTKSRLSAPRMILSFNICTEAFGEMEFPCYIADDTRPSLVVLDDSLAFISFKNPYPQRFPSIYEQFIDIWVMVEYGIKESWMKKFSLGPLVGMNGPLIHEPLCSWNNDKLLLQSEDGYLISCALNNHSQETRKFDICGQRDTLKVIIYQESLVSLSKRHEGLSWWKI; translated from the coding sequence ATGATTAATCAGCTACCTGAAGGTGTATTATCTGAGATCCTCGTCAGGTTGCCCGTCAAATCATTACTTCAATTCAGTTGCGTTTGTAAGAAATGGTGTGCTCTGATCAAGAGCCCTTATTTTGTAGATATGCATCTCAACCATGCCAAAGACTACAATGATCACCGTGTCGTCCTCATCAAGCGGTTCATCAAGGATGGAAAGAAAACCATCTTATCATTCCATTCTCATCATAGTGGAGGAGAAGAAGATGAAACTCTCCGTGTTGTGGCCCCTAATTTAGAGCTACCTTGGTGGGATCGTTACTGGATCGGCCTGATCGGAGCCTGCAATGGCATCGTTTGCATCTCGGATTTCTACGACATTTATCTATGCAATCCTGCCAGGCATGAACTCCTCAAACTCCCTGTTCGCCCTTTTGTTTATCCCGATGGTTGTTCAAAAGGCTCTGTGTTTACAACAAACGGTCTGGCTTTCGGGTTCGATCCATCTTCTGGAGATTATAAGGTTCTTAGGATAATCAGTTTCTCTGCGGGCTCTTTTTGCCTCCCTTCAGTGACAGCTGAAATATACAATCTCAGCACAAATTCCTGGAGAAATCTCGATGCTGACTTACCAAAAATCGAACACCCACACCCATGTTTCCCCGCACTAATTCATGGATCCTATCATTGGTGTGCTGCCAGCACGAAATCACGGCTCAGCGCGCCTAGGATGATCCTTTCTTTCAACATATGCACCGAGGCATTTGGGGAGATGGAATTTCCTTGCTATATAGCAGATGACACAAGGCCCAGCCTTGTTGTCTTAGATGATTCCCTTGCCTTTatctcattcaaaaacccttacCCGCAGCGGTTCCCATCAATCTATGAGCAGTTCATTGATATCTGGGTGATGGTGGAATATGGCATCAAAGAGTCCTGGATGAAGAAATTTTCCTTAGGACCTCTCGTAGGAATGAATGGGCCATTGATTCACGAGCCATTATGTTCTTGGAATAATGATAAGCTTCTGCTACAAAGCGAGGATGGGTACTTGATTTCTTGCGCTCTCAACAATCACAGCCAGGAAACCAGGAAATTTGACATCTGCGGGCAGAGAGATACGCTGAAGGTCATAATATATCAAGAAAGTTTGGTTTCTCTTAGCAAAAGACATGAAGGTTTATCTTGGTGGAAGATTTAA
- the LOC113707056 gene encoding F-box/kelch-repeat protein At3g06240-like isoform X2 → MHLNHAKDYNDHRVVLIKRFIKDGKKTILSFHSHHSGGEEDETLRVVAPNLELPWWDRYWIGLIGACNGIVCISDFYDIYLCNPARHELLKLPVRPFVYPDGCSKGSVFTTNGLAFGFDPSSGDYKVLRIISFSAGSFCLPSVTAEIYNLSTNSWRNLDADLPKIEHPHPCFPALIHGSYHWCAASTKSRLSAPRMILSFNICTEAFGEMEFPCYIADDTRPSLVVLDDSLAFISFKNPYPQRFPSIYEQFIDIWVMVEYGIKESWMKKFSLGPLVGMNGPLIHEPLCSWNNDKLLLQSEDGYLISCALNNHSQETRKFDICGQRDTLKVIIYQESLVSLSKRHEGLSWWKI, encoded by the coding sequence ATGCATCTCAACCATGCCAAAGACTACAATGATCACCGTGTCGTCCTCATCAAGCGGTTCATCAAGGATGGAAAGAAAACCATCTTATCATTCCATTCTCATCATAGTGGAGGAGAAGAAGATGAAACTCTCCGTGTTGTGGCCCCTAATTTAGAGCTACCTTGGTGGGATCGTTACTGGATCGGCCTGATCGGAGCCTGCAATGGCATCGTTTGCATCTCGGATTTCTACGACATTTATCTATGCAATCCTGCCAGGCATGAACTCCTCAAACTCCCTGTTCGCCCTTTTGTTTATCCCGATGGTTGTTCAAAAGGCTCTGTGTTTACAACAAACGGTCTGGCTTTCGGGTTCGATCCATCTTCTGGAGATTATAAGGTTCTTAGGATAATCAGTTTCTCTGCGGGCTCTTTTTGCCTCCCTTCAGTGACAGCTGAAATATACAATCTCAGCACAAATTCCTGGAGAAATCTCGATGCTGACTTACCAAAAATCGAACACCCACACCCATGTTTCCCCGCACTAATTCATGGATCCTATCATTGGTGTGCTGCCAGCACGAAATCACGGCTCAGCGCGCCTAGGATGATCCTTTCTTTCAACATATGCACCGAGGCATTTGGGGAGATGGAATTTCCTTGCTATATAGCAGATGACACAAGGCCCAGCCTTGTTGTCTTAGATGATTCCCTTGCCTTTatctcattcaaaaacccttacCCGCAGCGGTTCCCATCAATCTATGAGCAGTTCATTGATATCTGGGTGATGGTGGAATATGGCATCAAAGAGTCCTGGATGAAGAAATTTTCCTTAGGACCTCTCGTAGGAATGAATGGGCCATTGATTCACGAGCCATTATGTTCTTGGAATAATGATAAGCTTCTGCTACAAAGCGAGGATGGGTACTTGATTTCTTGCGCTCTCAACAATCACAGCCAGGAAACCAGGAAATTTGACATCTGCGGGCAGAGAGATACGCTGAAGGTCATAATATATCAAGAAAGTTTGGTTTCTCTTAGCAAAAGACATGAAGGTTTATCTTGGTGGAAGATTTAA
- the LOC113706276 gene encoding histone-lysine N-methyltransferase, H3 lysine-9 specific SUVH5-like, with amino-acid sequence MEQWNKTSTMEPSSLGTRQKNKRKMEEDGDTSTDHCHCHFSNTRFHKGRKVFPVVQVPHGVFRRPADGGKADGSEIQIDHINSPEDIGRTTSMAEDNVSGSTRRKEDGDHHQRMQNEFILKDHSQLPAASTGSTRGRKLPKNVDRARQRVMEIVREFRAFCDQITRMDKEDNYKRKRVDFMAAKMVKKKFYYYPDKPFLGPVPGVEIGDEFHYRMELHILGLHRPSQGGIDYVQDGGRIIATSIVDSGLYDNYKEDQDTLVYCGQGGHNANPNVGLQMPEDQQLKRGNLALRNSIRAKNPVRVIRGRKLPRASTTYFYDGLYTVEKMWEDKGQVGKRVFKFKLVKMPGQASLFTSRN; translated from the coding sequence ATGGAGCAGTGGAACAAGACTTCTACCATGGAGCCCTCATCACTAGGGACGAGGCAgaagaacaagagaaaaatgGAGGAGGATGGTGATACAAGCACAGATCATTGCCATTGCCATTTTTCTAACACCAGATTTCACAAGGGTCGAAAGGTTTTCCCGGTTGTTCAAGTCCCACATGGAGTTTTCAGAAGACCGGCTGATGGTGGCAAGGCTGATGGGTCAGAAATCCAGATTGATCATATTAACTCTCCAGAAGATATTGGAAGAACTACATCAATGGCGGAAGACAATGTCTCTGGCAGTACTAGACGCAAAGAAGATGGAGATCACCACCAAAGAATGCAAAATGAGTTCATCTTAAAGGATCATTCCCAGTTACCCGCTGCTAGTACTGGTTCTACTCGGGGGAGAAAGCTCCCAAAAAATGTTGACAGGGCCAGGCAGAGAGTGATGGAAATTGTAAGAGAATTCCGAGCTTTTTGTGACCAAATCACGAGGATGGATAAAGAGGATAATTACAAGAGGAAGAGGGTTGATTTCATGGCAGCAAAGATGGTTAAAAAGAAATTCTATTACTACCCAGATAAGCCCTTCCTTGGACCAGTCCCTGGTGTGGAAATTGGAGATGAATTCCACTACAGAATGGAGCTGCACATTTTAGGCCTGCATCGTCCTTCTCAGGGAGGGATTGACTATGTGCAGGATGGAGGAAGAATTATTGCGACCAGTATCGTAGATTCTGGGCTTTATGATAACTACAAGGAAGATCAAGACACTCTAGTATACTGTGGTCAGGGAGGACATAATGCAAATCCAAACGTGGGCCTGCAAATGCCTGAAGATCAGCAGCTGAAAAGGGGAAACTTGGCATTGCGGAATAGCATAAGGGCAAAGAACCCTGTTAGGGTTATCCGCGGTCGTAAGTTACCAAGGGCCTCCACCACCTACTTCTATGATGGATTGTACACGGTGGAGAAGATGTGGGAAGACAAAGGTCAGGTTGGCAAAAGGGTTTTCAAGTTCAAGTTGGTGAAGATGCCCGGACAGGCCAGCCTTTTTACTTCAAGAAACTAA
- the LOC113707058 gene encoding histone-lysine N-methyltransferase, H3 lysine-9 specific SUVH6-like, with the protein MEHWSKTSLMEPFPLGGRRKKRDMKDVDGDQGPVSATKAQKVEKSFPIVRVPHGIFMRPVDTNQGMINKELPEIQVNHIKSPKFLRDLIFNLQDGTLVPKLGHEQKASSSKNIPSSSKHHESSDIRTRIEPPVSTIDNENEIRELKKDVIQENSKPQGLRSSTSSSDQSLARKKVKDILHHFRHYVEHLSKEETRPEFAASNMIKKKFWYPHVPILGSVPGIEIGDRFHNRMEIHVLCLHRPPQGGIDWMNYGRRKVAISVVASGGYSNHMSNQGTLIYSGQGGNQYGPGTQGKAEDQKLSKGNLALMNSIVKKNPVRVIRRSEISGHYFYDGLYTVEEMWKERGNHGKLIFKFKLVKIPGQVSLSNQRN; encoded by the coding sequence ATGGAGCATTGGAGCAAGACTTCATTAATGGAGCCTTTTCCATTGGGAGGAAGGCGAAAAAAGCGAGACATGAAGGATGTTGATGGTGATCAAGGCCCTGTCAGCGCCACCAAGGCTCAGAAAGTTGAGAAAAGTTTCCCCATTGTTCGAGTCCCGCACGGAATTTTCATGAGGCCAGTGGATACTAATCAAGGGATGATCAATAAGGAACTTCCAGAAATCCAGGTTAACCACATTAAGTCTCCTAAGTTCTTGAGGGACTTGATTTTCAATCTTCAAGATGGAACCTTGGTACCTAAGCTTGGTCATGAACAAAAAGCAAGTAGTTCCAAAAACATTCCATCTTCTTCAAAGCATCATGAAAGCAGTGATATAAGAACAAGAATTGAACCACCTGTCTCAACAATTGAtaatgaaaatgaaatccgAGAACTGAAAAAAGATGTGATCCAAGAGAATTCTAAGCCACAAGGCCTGAGGTCCTCTACTAGCAGTTCCGATCAGTCTCTGGCTCGTAAGAAAGTGAAGGACATCTTACACCATTTTCGGCACTACGTTGAGCATCTCTCTAAGGAGGAGACGAGGCCTGAATTTGCAGCATCAAACAtgataaagaaaaaattttggtacCCGCATGTGCCAATCCTAGGGTCAGTTCCGGGGATAGAGATTGGAGACAGGTTCCACAACCGCATGGAAATTCATGTTTTATGCCTCCATCGTCCACCACAAGGAGGAATTGATTGGATGAATTATGGAAGAAGAAAGGTTGCTATTAGTGTGGTTGCTTCTGGGGGATACAGTAATCATATGAGCAATCAAGGTACCTTAATTTATTCTGGGCAAGGGGGAAACCAGTATGGACCTGGTACTCAGGGGAAGGCAGAAGATCAGAAGCTCAGCAAAGGAAATCTTGCATTGATGAATAGTATTGTGAAAAAGAATCCTGTGAGAGTAATTCGGAGAAGCGAAATATCTGGGCACTACTTTTATGATGGATTGTACACTGTGGAGGAGATGTGGAAGGAGAGAGGCAaccatggaaaactgattttcaAGTTCAAATTGGTGAAAATCCCAGGACAAGTCAGCCTCAGCAACCAAAGAAACTAG